The genomic stretch CTTTGCTAAGGTATAGTAACGTGCTTTAAAGTCCTTGCTTAGCATGCATTACCTGAGTAATGTAGACATTACCTGGGTAAAGCGAGTTGCGTTAGTTGCACAATGTGTGTTTCGTAGTTGGCATGGTGTGGTCAGGCACGGTGCTCTGCAACTGTTGTTATCAGTATTaaatcatgaattatctctcattATCTGTCTTAATTCAAGATTTACCTTTCCTTATCTTTATTTACACATGCTTTATCTTTCTTTGTTTGTCCTAACTCATGGTGTATCTCTCAATTGTCCTGATGCAAGAAAATGCGGTAATATTGCAGTACACagacagcgcacagcaatattacccatATTATACATACTAATGCCACTGTGTACTGCGAGCTATGTTATAAGCGCGAACCGCGGTACTCAGCTAGCATGAGTTTGCTAAGGTAATGCAAGTTACTAATGGTAATGCTTATTAGCAACGCACACTATCATAGCAATGGTTGCTAATAACGTAACTAACAGTACAAAGTAAGGCTAATATTGATGTGCGATGTCCATAAAACTCTTAACCAGCACAGAAAAGTTTCTGACTGCAGAGTATAGAtaagaaaaggtcaatagttcatcattttagcttctgggacactgaaagactgtATCAGTCATATGAAATAATACATCATaaagcacacttttttttttagctgatacacagaaaataaaactgtgagatctctacaaaaaagtcatttttatgtataataggatagatacaattttctAATAGACTTGGCTGGAGTTTTTCTTTAAGTAGATGCCACATTTTTTGTGTGGGCAAAGCAGTGCATTAACTCACTTTATGTGCTTTACTTTGCATTAATAGTTTTGATGTAAACTATACAGTGTGTGTTAATTCCTGGAAGGACTCTGCAACAGGAATTCTTAACAGCGCCATGTAAAAGAAATATACCAGCTGGGCGATTATCAGATAGAAAAGGGTAAATTGTGGCATTTCGCCCTTGCAGAAACAAACGTGGGATGCTCTCGGCAGCTCACTCGTTTTGGTGGCTTGATTGTTTTGCGTTACCCGATTATAAAAGGTAGACGAAGTTATCAGTCTAACATCTATTGGAATGAATGCAGCAGACTGTGCTGTACATTTTGAACTCTTCCATCGCCGTGCATTGCTAAGGAGAGACAAAAATCCAATTTGGCTGTCACTTGCGTGCCTCCTTGATTAGATAATAGACACACTGCGACTCTGTAGATGTAATACATCACATCAAGAATACAATGTTAGGGGCCACTGCTACTGTAATAAACAGTGGTCAGCACATTAAAATATGGTAATAAGACAACGTAGACAGCGCATACAAATGCTGCACATTCAAAAACAATGAGCCTAGGGAATGAATAGAAACAGCCTGAAACCAATGTATTCTTGTCACATCAAACCCATGTGGAGAGGAAAAAAGCAAgcagagagaatttttttttatactcaaGGCTATTTTTTATTCGACTTTATTCCAGAGTTTCCCTTCTGATCACACAAGTTCTTTTACAGAAATAACATTTTTGTTGTGTGTGCAGTACTCACTAGAACTGGTACCTATATCCGGTTAACACTGCTACTTCTTACCGGCAATGGGGTCACCTATCATGGTGTGTACTCCAGTTTCCAGGGCAAAAGGTCTGATCCTTACATGATTGAGATTTTATTCATACATCTGATGGACATAATGCATACATATGTCTATATACACATTATGTTTTGTTTGCTCTTGGTAAAACTTGAGTGAAAACTGTTGATAGCCCCCATAGCACTCTGTATACTGCAGAGCTTAGTCCCAGGACTTGGTTGTCCCTCTATGCTCTTTCCATGCTAGCCTTTGAGGACGTATTTTTGGACATCGAGGAAAACTGACCCACACATAACTGTAGATAAGGTCTTGTATTTTGCTGGGGTGGCAACCAACTTGGTACATTAACTTCAGACCCATTTCATAAGTTTCATGGATGATGTTAGAACACAGCATACTCTGCAAACAGTAATAGGCACAGGTAGACTCCACTAAAACTGTATAATTTTTTCTTCCGATGTATATCTGCTCTATcatttattaaaatatatattcCCATCTCATAGGCCTTTTTCATAGGTACATTTGGAACCACGTAGAGAGAGTCTGTGTGATAGGCACAAGCTAAACTGTATGATGTACCACATTACGTAAGGTTATGCCCGCCTCTAGTAATAGGTTTATGGCCAGTACCTGGGACAAAACTCTATGCTGTGAATACCCCTAGACCAGCTATAAGGCAAACACTCAACTAACACTGAAGGAAGCCATCCATTCTTCTGCTCTTCTTGACCTTCAAGGACATGTCCCATTTTCACCTTCCCCTCCTTAAATACGACACTGACTTCTATGGCTGAATAAGAATACACCTCCATCACATGCTGTAGGCATGTTACACTTACAAGGTCAGTTTCTATCCATTTATGCTCATTGCCTTGTCAACAGCATCATGTGACTACGAGTTTATCCTCAAAAACGGACTGAtgtgttatacaaaaaaaaaatagaacaccaTTTGCAGCCACTTCAAGATGGCACCTTATGCCACCATCTTGTACCCCCTGTCCTTTACCACTGTGGCCTATTAGGTATATCACTCTCCCCCAAAATAACTATGCAGAGATGCCAATGTTTTCAAAAGAAGCTGAAAGCCAATAATGTCTATTTGCTATAAAACAAACagcacaattttttgttttttcttttttgctgaatatttttttttctgagatatagCCATAGAAACATTTATAGACACACTTATGAATATTTTGGACAGAAGAGGGTAGATAAAGGACTGTGTCATTAAATAACTATGTGGATACAGATATAAAATAAACAGGCTGCCTGCAGGAAtctcatttctatttttattattttttttattttttaacaagtccTATTGTATGCTTGCAACCTTCCTTTGGTAGCACGGCAGATGAGCCCTGCTATATATATGCCTGAGTTTATTTTTCAGGAATTGTAGATTGTCTTCTGAGCAGCACTGGCCCAAAGACCAATAACAACTGAATAGGCCAAGAGAACCAGTTGGAGACATTACTCACACAGTGTCTGTTGCATGTGTAGGAGGCCTGACTAGTCATGTTTGTgggaggttttgtttttttaatcaattatAATCCCACTTCAAAGATCAAACAATATGTATAAAAAAACGAAATAATAAAAGGAAGGATTAGTAAGAATGCCCCATTTTGAATGTCCGAACAAGACTGAATAATTAATTTTCGGTCATTTCTTGAAAGATGTTGCCCTTTGTAGGTGTAAAGTTGGGGCTGCATGTAGTACAGGCTTGTGAttatgctttttttcccccaactcTTTTTGCATCCGATTCACATTTATAATCCACCAACACAAGCTAATAGGTCACCAGAAGCCACTTTCACTGATCCTTCATGTCAAATCCTCCATACACAAATAAAGAAGTATAACAGAAAGAAATGCTGGTCCTTTAGAAAGTGGTGGCAGTGGCTATAGTTCCTTCCACAGCAGGTCAGCGTAAAATGACAGCCAAGACCAGGAGAAAGAGCAGCAGAGATACCCTGACCCCCTCACACCTGTTCTCTGCCGCCTGCTGCACTCCACTGGGTATCCTGATGGGCGTCCTACGAGTACATTTAGTCTTCCTTTTTGTTGTAGCAGTGGGCATACTGTCATAATTTGATTTCAGATGGTAATCCGGCATGTAATCCTGTACATCATGAACGCTCTTTCCAGACTGAGGCTTGGAGATCCGGTTTCGGTGTTTGTGGCTTGTACAGTTTTTCCCTGCTTTTTTACTTCCTGGACGTGAATCTGGATAGGCAGCTGGCTCGTTTTGGTGCAAATCTTTGCCCTTTTCCTTTGAGGAATGATGTGAATGATGTCCTTTGTGTGATATCTGGTGTGTGGTGCTGAAAGTGTGAGTCTTAATTTGGTGAAGAGACTCTGAGCCTGAACAGTGTAAGAATTCTTCTGCTTTCAACGTTTTTAGATCTCTACCTTGCAATATAACAGGCGATTCACACTCCACACTTGAACTTGTCCCTCTAAACTTTTGTAACCACTCCCAAAGGGACCTAGCTTTGCAGCTACAGTCCCAGGGGTTGTCATTAAGTCTAAGAAACTCCAGAGCAGAAAGATGAGCCAGACAATCCCCTTGAAGTTCTGAAATGCTGTTGTTAAAGAGGAAAAGTGTGGTCAGCCTCTTAAGGTCATGGAATGCATTTTTGTGAACGATCTGGAGTTGATTCTGATGGAGCAGAAGACGGTCTAGGTTGACCAGACCCCTGAATGTATTCTGGTGCAGGCTCCAAAGCTTGTTGCCATGCAAGAAGAGATGACTTAGATTAACCAAGTCTATAAAAATGTCATCCTGTAGGAACTCAATGTGGTTGTTCTGAAGATAAAGAAACTGCAAACTGTGCAAGCCATTAAATATTCCACTAGGCAAGGAACTGAGACCACATTTGTACAAGTTCAAGGTATGAAGTCTTGACAACCCTTGAAAGGTCTCAGCTGCCAAAGCCCTCAAGTAGCGATTGTCCCCTAGATCCAGTTCTTCAAGGTTGTCAAACCCTTCAAATGTGTCTGGATCAATGAAAGTAATGTTGTTGCTATAAAGCCACAAGGTGAGTAATGAAGGGCTGAAATGTCCACGGAGCAGCATGGTTATCTGATTGTTTTGTAGGAATATCCTCTCGCTGATTTCTGGAATTCCTTCTGGTACGGCCCCAAAATTGTGTGACTGGCAGCTGACTGTCATTGGTGATGGGTAGCACACACAGTTTATGGGGCATAGCGAAATAAAAGGCAACTGCAGTCCAAAGAGAACCAAGAATAGGTCCAAGTGGCATCCTGCaaagaaacaaaaacataaaacatTAATATATTTATTCACAGTACACTCTAATGCAAATGTTACTCATATGCAGCGCATATATGTTAACATACTGGGGccaatattcaattcactttttctagtcTTCTAATCAATTAAATGccctttaagtcgtcagcaggtgaaaAATACTCAGCATAGTTTTGATagtgttttttcacctacttttggtactttttcagttgctgagagctgaaaatgtattttaaacagaaggtgaaaaagtatctcctaggtgtaaatttaggagaaaaagtgaatcaaaTAAAGGCCTAGATGTTTCGTGTATATTGTATTTTTTCTCCAAATATaatgggcaggggcgtaactagaaatcacttggcccccctgcaaaactttggactgGGCGGCCTTACCactccccctcgctttctgcacgggtaaactgagaaccaatgttaatcagttggctagtgcacacttgataaaaacagacagcagtgaagtgctgcacacattgggccatatgcaattcactttttcacccaagttctctcctaggagataattttttatcttctattgaaaataactttccagtacttgtcaactaaaaaagtaccaaaaagtaaatgataaagtactatcaaaattattttgagtatttgcttgctttctggtggcttaaaaggcattttattgacgagtttaaaaatatcacctaggagaaaactcaggagaaaaagttaattgcatatggcccatggtgcacagaaaacacatacagaaaaccgacagacgagtgtgctcccagactcagcttattacactagcTCTGttctcctctgatggagcagaactggctctgcagacttctccagcattgtTACAGTACAAAGCACTAGGGAAGGGAATGGATagactgggggcagggcactgcacacaagaccctgctgcacactgaataggaactgtctacaaatttgtctgcaaaactttgtatgattcctcatcagtggcagagcagatgcagtcattagaacagttgtgcagagagcagaaagttttttctctctttgccctaagttgtcagtctctcaggacagggaaaataaacttctccaccAACAGCttctggggccccctgcggctgcctcccttgcagggtctattgttatgcctctGATAATGGGGTTAACTGTATAAAGGAGACAAGAAAAGGGAAGCAGTAAAGTTTCACATTGTAAACATCAAACATTCAATGTTGTGCATGGAGGttggatagttttttttttatcgatttcacactaaaatctattaaaaaacgGGGGGCACAGATCAGATAGATCCCTGCCAGATTTGATTTCTcaaggatctatctgatggtcgcatCTAGTTGCCatcgataagtgtatggccatctttaccgAACCCCAGACAAGCTCGCTAATCACTACCATATTTATAGTTTAACCAGTgatcttagcccgtttaaaaacgggccagGTCTGTCACCACATCGCTGCACGTCCCGTGCGCATGCGCCAAGCACGTGCGTGCCTGCACCCACAACGCGTGCGTGTCCTGCACGTGCGCGTGCCCATcactcacacgcccgccccttccgGCCCCATCCTCCCTCAACTCTTCACAGTGTCTTTGTccgtccctgcacatgtgcagtagcgcaaaacacggaactcacacacacaggaagtgcagggacgcagagacacttattatataggatgtcGCTTTCACTGTCCAAGACAATTTTTGGTGTGGCGGCATCAGGAAACGAATgaccttattagtatgtttttcgtGTTGTAGTTGTGAACCCCTGCAGATATGAGGAGTGCAGTTTGTGACGTGCCTTTGTTATAGAAGCACCCCCTCAAATCACATTTATCTTCCATATGTATTTATCaccattatatactgtatgtactagcCACAAAGgccatttaaagcggaatataaccctgcatttcaactttgctctaaaacattatttacagtatattatatgcaaccagcattttttttttactagaccagcattggaagggttacacagagctttaaaattcctggagatttctgcggacacatccgaagctgacatagatacattttgtttacataaatgtatctaagtgttgaatgtggctcactctctctcactgagaaggagctggaggacagccaaagagtgtgtaacatttctcaatagatacatttgaataaatagaatgtaacaatctgaacttctgcatatctctccacagaactttaaacctctgtgtttaacccttccaatgctggtctagtaaaaaaaaaatgctttttgcatataatatgctgtaaataatgttttagagcaaagttgaaatgcagggttatattccgctttaataatgGGCTGGTGTGCGCCGTGCACAGCTGTGTGCCATGCCTCTGTGACCCAACACAAGCACACCCGCTACCCACATGCACCCATTGGCGCACATCCCATGCCTGTCCTGATCGCTGCCCGTAGCCTGTCCGTGTGCCACACATGTGTGCCAGGCACAACAGATGCACGGACACAAGGACACAGGAAGGCACAGGACGgggattttattatataggatatatgTATAATAATATGTAATGTATGTAACAATTTATTATAATAGACCTAGTTTCTCATAAAGCTAGTAGTTTACTATGTAAAGGAACCGAAGGACCACTTATGGAcattaaaagcttttttttctgcaCTATAACAAATAAATCTCCCACTTCCAATATCCCTGGCTGTGACCCTTTTAAGACATCACACTGAAGAAATGCCACTTCTGTGTATCTCTATGTCACTGCATAAAGTGCATGAGGACATCTTAAATAATGAAGCGTCCATTAAAAATAGATTGTGTTCTAAAGATCGCCGACTCGGGTTCCAAAGGTCGTTTATTGCCAATCTTTAAATTCCAACTCATTATTCTGCTGTATTTTAAAATGTGGATCCAATATGCATGCCTAGCAGAGTAGATGAGAAATATGAGTAATCAGGATTCACACCTGTTAAAACAAGTTGTCAGTATCAAGTGATCAAGGTGAGAATTGCCTTCATTGATCTGTATGTGTTGTACTTCCTAATACATATTCATTTTGGATGAACACAGGCAATTGCATATTCATCAaagttaacatttaaaaaaatctcaCTAAATGTCTGCTACAGCCAAGTCAGAATACACTGATTTGGGTGGAGCTGCTATTTTGTGCTTTCCAGTATGGGCTGAGTTTGATTCCCAGAGGCTCTTTAAAAGACTGATGTATGTTGCTTGTTTACCCAGCCCTGCTATATTTCATTCAGTGTTTATGCAAAAAAGCCAACATGATCAAGAGAGACTTCAAGCTTGCTCTGTTTGTACCATTTGTGCTAGGTTATTATAATGAGCTCAGGATGCCCTACAAAAATAAGAATGGTAAAAAGCCAACTCCAGGCAATGCTCTAAATATACAATCTCATAACTCAGTAAGCAGATTGGCGGAATGTTATCCTTTTTGTCTTAGATGAAGAAtcggcagaaaaaaaaatcttgtaatCAAATTTTGATCAGAAAACATGGGGGAGCCCAGTGGCGGatttagaggggtgcaggcatggctcatgccttgGGCTCCACAGCAACATGGGCAACATGGCTGCCTctgtgcctccctgtcactcagactCAGATCATTCATTCTAATATCTAGGGCACCATGGCTTCTCAAATTATCTGGGTAACGCAGATTGGTATCTAGGGACAACACAATTGCCTTATAGTGGTAGCGTGGCCTACAGATAAAAGTTAATCTTCCTCTCCTGCAGTATTGAATTGAGGTCTCCCATTTACTGTTGGGAGACTTGCCTTAACACCCTTTCATCCAATAAATAGAGAGAGTGGGGGAAAAGCAGGGGCACATATTAATTGGTCTTCCTGGGGCCCTGTATGGTCTTAATCCATATCTGATGTTCAAACTAATCAGCTGTAATGATGAGGGAGGAAGTCACGAGGGGAAGGTTAGGACCGAAGTGGGAGGTTGCTGTTAGGTGTTaaaagaggggaaggttagtgtgagaatagagtacaaaaaagggaataagaagagatatttcaaaAAAGTAACTTCGGCAACATCCCGTGCCAAAAaaccacaggcaaccataacaaatgtacacgagaaaggatgctgtttttagaggggaaggggacactgactGAGGGGGAAGGCGCAATTTTACTGTTTGCTATAgacgctatattacccagatacgcccctggaggAGCCCAGCCAAAGGAGTTGACAGCAGTCCCTGCAGGTGAAGCTGCTGTTGTTCTTGGCTCCACCTTATCATGCTTGCTGACTATGGAGGAGTGGACTCTGGTTCTGAATGTGAAGGATACTTGAAATGGCTGGCAATGAGCTCCTGACCAATACTTTGAGAGTGGCATAAGCAATAAAAAGGGCAGAAAAAAAGGCAGGAAAATGCATCCACTACATCTGTATGGAGTACTAAGTTTTACTTTAAATTATATGATATGTTCTTGATTTGGCGCTCCAGGCAACtttcacacttagggcttgattcactaaaccgtgataactcataccaCTGCCGTTTTCACGTGTGTTTTTGTGTTTGTGCGCGATCTTGAACTTGCACATGCAATCACAAACGTGCACAAATTCACGTTTCCACGTGCAAATTCACGAACGCGCGCAAATGTGAAAAcacgcacgaaaacggccgtgacatgagttatcacggtttagtgaatcaagcccttggagtGTCGGTATGCATGCAGATGATGCCAGCACTAtgtaaatatacaataataataataccaatatgaattcaccttaaagagacactgaagcgaaaaaaaaattatgatattatgatttgtatgtgtagtacagctaagaaataaaacattaagatcagacacatcagtctaattgtttttagtacaggaagagttaagaaactccagttgttatctctatgcaaaaaagccattaagctctacgactttcaaagtcgtggagagggctgttatctgacttttattatctcaactgttttcttttcctctgccagaggagagttcattacttcacagactgctctgaaagaatcattttgaatgctgagtgtaatctgcacatattagagaatgatgcaatgttagaaaaaacactatatacctgaaaataaaaatatgagaatattttctttgctgctaatcttctagtaattattcatagtacacaaccaattcataatatcataatttttttttcgcttcagtgtttctttaaccctttcgggaccaaCCGGCTctggttctttaaagagactctgtaacatcaaaaacctcccctggggggtactcacctcgggtgggggaagcctccggatcctaatgaggcttcccacaccatcctctgtcccacgggggtctcgctgcagccctccgaacagccggcgacagacccgactgtagattcaatatttacctttgctggctccagcgggggcgctgtggctgctttcggcacggaaatagacggaaatacccgatctccgtcgggtccgctctactgcgcaggcgccggaaacttgcgcctgcgcagtaaagcagacccgacggtgatcgggtatttccgcctacttcggagccgacagccgtcagagcgcctgcgcaggagccgggaaggtaaatattgacgtcacagctgcacggagggctgcagcgagacccctgagggatggaggatggcgttggaagcctcattaggatccggaggcttcccccacccgaggtgagtaccccccaggggatgttttgtcgttacagttcctctttaaggaccagagccgtcCTTTCCCTTTTGTGCCCCGTGATTACtgcgattggctcacagtaatcatggggtcaggagccaatgaaattggctcctgatcgaGATGCGGAAGAACTAAGACAGCAGAGCGAGTAGATGCAGCAATGGAACAGTGGTGTGAACAGCAAGGACGGCGCGAGTGTGCGGCGGTGAATAGCTGGAAACTTTGTCCTGTCAGAgatgcacagccaccagcaggaaGTACTTTCCAGCTACAACGGTCTGGGAGGAGTCAAAGTACACCTGAAACCTGAGAGATTTGGAGAGTGCCATGTTTAttgacttttaaacaataccagttgcctagcagttttgctgatctctttggctgcaatagtgtctgggtCACACATACCTAAAATAAGTATGCTAATAATCTAGACAGACTTcagccagaaacatctgatctgcatgcttgttcagggtccatggcttaaagggaacctgctatgaataaaaaaaaatcatacatacatgAGGCCTCCTCCAGACCCTCGGGCTTGATCTCACCCTCTGCGCCGTCTTCCACTCTATGTATCTTGGCCAGTGagggcttactgagcatgcatgGGCAGGCACCGCACGCCTGCCCTGTTGGGCTTCTGTCGCCGGGAGCTTTCATCACCTGTACAGGAGCAGAACTCTCCTGACcgcaggagcgagacgggggAGCGCCGACTGGCCCCGAATGGCCAAAGATACCAGGACCCATTACCAAACATCGAAGGAGGTGAAGGATGGcgctgagggagcgatcaggcaggagggggctggaggaatccccaagaatgtatgatttttttttcctattcatctctggtacactttaaagtattagaggcagcaggacagccaggcaacaggtattatttaaaaggtaataaatatgtcagtctccatatccctctcagttcaggtgtcctttaagcagaacTTATTGAGCAATGCAGAGTAAGTCAGTCTATAAGCATTCATCCTAACATCCTGGAACTAAACGATAGTAAAGTATTTCCTTACTAAGAAAAATCAAGATTACTTTTTGCGAAAGCACTTTAAACCTGTCTGCAAAAGAAGACTGTTTACTTACCGACCTATTCCAGAGTACTATTTATAGAGAGCTTCACAAGATATGTGTATTTTTAGCTAAAGCCTCACTTTAACTTTGTATACAATTACTTTTTTCATTACCCAATATCTGGATCCTATCAAATCCACAAGCTCTGCTGAGTGTCCCCGTAATAGCACTAAAACTTCCTTCAAAAAGTCAAGAGATTTACTCTGAATCATCCCTTTGTGGATGTGTCCTAAATTTAGATTTAGTATATCTTTAATTTCCCCATCCAATCCATTTTTTATACTGTTATTAGGAAACATATTTTAGACACAAAATAGAGAATATGGGCAGAGGATAATGTGTGACTGTCATTCCGCTAAGCTCATTGATATTATTGCCATTTCATTATGTGCGAAGGGAGCGCAGACGCCGGAATGTGGCACAATTTAAGCTAGGAGTGCTTCAGTGTAATTTTTGTTTCTCATAGAGGAATATATTTTTATAATGAATTTCTGGCTAGGCCTATTTCTAACCCAGGTGATGACATCAGTAGGGTTCCTGTATTAGCAGCACTTGGGAACGGATGCAGAATCTATAATGAAGTGATATCTCCATGGTGCATGCATAAGCAAGCCTACTAAGCCAAAATTTATGGTCAATTTATTCCTGTTTATTTGAAAAAAGGGTTACACCTTGCATTCCGTCTGCCCATACTGATCGAAGGAGAAATGCCTTCCTCTGGGGTTGGAGGACTGCTGCTGAGTCCAGCTGACCTGTAATCTTCTCATGTCCTATTTTTCAACTCTTCTCTCCAACATATTTTTTTAGCTTGAACATTCCTGCATGTCTCTTATGACTCTCAGTACTTTAAGGAAAAGTTCAGTCTAATTGATAAGCAGGATAATGTCTGAAATAATACAAAAACGGCACTGGCAGCAGCCAATGTTACTATTGATGAATTTTactgttgttttatttttaataataatgATAGTTATTTTTAGTTAAGGTATAATCAAGGCCGATTCTTCACTATTTGCCAcctacagccattttttttcttgctgccgCCCCCTTTGCTGCCGCCCTGCGTCCATGCTTCCAGAGAGCTAGCtcttttctacttcctgtttccccgTGCAGGGAAACAGAAAGTAGGGAAGAGATGGCTGCCAAGAAGTATGGATGTGTCTCttggacaggtgagagatttaCAGAAATGATCCGCTGCGCCAGCTCtgtaaggggacacaggaggggggctatggagagggagggagggaggaaggatgtGGCCCTCCTCCCCACTTCTACTGGGCAGGTGTCACCCCTTCCAAGTGTCACTGTCCCAGCACCGCCAGCAGTTAATATGCTGCCTGAAGCAGGACCTTCTTGCTGCATCATCGTAGGTCCGCCCCTAGGTATAATTTGCAGAGTGCAGAAATAAGGAGTAGTCTGTTAGAGAGCGGGATGATTTCCCACCTCTTCCCCACAGACTTACATGACCAAGCACTTGCTCAGAAATCCTATTATTACATACTCTTAAGCATCCTACACATGCTAGACAAAATTTGGCTGATGCGGCCTATAACGAATTCCTCTGCAAATAATCTATTGTGTGTACAGCATCCCTGATGCCTTAGTCAACAGATCAATTCAGATGATCACTGGTTGTGATTGTGGTTATTAGAGGTTATTACAGCTTATTTGGGTGCCAGCTCCGCACCCGCTATTTAACTGCAGTTTATAGCGGGTGGCCTtgacactttttattttattgggcaCCTCTAGCACCCAAAACACCTGTAATAGTTGCTACT from Hyperolius riggenbachi isolate aHypRig1 chromosome 2, aHypRig1.pri, whole genome shotgun sequence encodes the following:
- the RTN4RL1 gene encoding reticulon-4 receptor-like 1 isoform X1 produces the protein MHRTGCHLDLFLVLFGLQLPFISLCPINCVCYPSPMTVSCQSHNFGAVPEGIPEISERIFLQNNQITMLLRGHFSPSLLTLWLYSNNITFIDPDTFEGFDNLEELDLGDNRYLRALAAETFQGLSRLHTLNLYKCGLSSLPSGIFNGLHSLQFLYLQNNHIEFLQDDIFIDLVNLSHLFLHGNKLWSLHQNTFRGLVNLDRLLLHQNQLQIVHKNAFHDLKRLTTLFLFNNSISELQGDCLAHLSALEFLRLNDNPWDCSCKARSLWEWLQKFRGTSSSVECESPVILQGRDLKTLKAEEFLHCSGSESLHQIKTHTFSTTHQISHKGHHSHHSSKEKGKDLHQNEPAAYPDSRPGSKKAGKNCTSHKHRNRISKPQSGKSVHDVQDYMPDYHLKSNYDSMPTATTKRKTKCTRRTPIRIPSGVQQAAENRCEGVRVSLLLFLLVLAVILR
- the RTN4RL1 gene encoding reticulon-4 receptor-like 1 isoform X2, which codes for MTVSCQSHNFGAVPEGIPEISERIFLQNNQITMLLRGHFSPSLLTLWLYSNNITFIDPDTFEGFDNLEELDLGDNRYLRALAAETFQGLSRLHTLNLYKCGLSSLPSGIFNGLHSLQFLYLQNNHIEFLQDDIFIDLVNLSHLFLHGNKLWSLHQNTFRGLVNLDRLLLHQNQLQIVHKNAFHDLKRLTTLFLFNNSISELQGDCLAHLSALEFLRLNDNPWDCSCKARSLWEWLQKFRGTSSSVECESPVILQGRDLKTLKAEEFLHCSGSESLHQIKTHTFSTTHQISHKGHHSHHSSKEKGKDLHQNEPAAYPDSRPGSKKAGKNCTSHKHRNRISKPQSGKSVHDVQDYMPDYHLKSNYDSMPTATTKRKTKCTRRTPIRIPSGVQQAAENRCEGVRVSLLLFLLVLAVILR